The window CGACATGCGCTGCACCCGCAGCAAGACCAGCGCGACAATCACGATCTCACGCGGCAAGGATGAGTGAGTTGCACCGTATGCTACTCCCGACTCGTTATTCGCTATAATTGTAACGAAACCGCACCTGTTCCGTTCACCACCGCCATCGATCAAGCCACATTGGCGCAAATTTCACCGCCTGATTCATAACTCCTTGTTGTCACAAGCCCACGGTTCCCCGTGAGTCAGACAACAAGGACAGGTTCATGAGTGTTTCGAGTGTAAGCGCGGCGCCACCGGTGGCTGTCGTCAAGCCGATCGAGGTTCAGGCCCCCGACATCAAAAAGAATGACGACGACAAGAACGACAGCCGCGTCGCACCGCCGCCGCCGCGCGCAGCGCTCCCGCCCGGCCAGGGCACGCGGATCGATCAACTCGTCTGATCATCATTGCAGGTGACGGCGGGCTCACCTTTCGCCGTCACCCGCGCGACGCGATCAGGACCTCGCGCCAGCCGGGACTCTTCGCATCGAAAACGGCTGATAACCGGCCAGCACAAACTCTCCCGGTGCCGCTCGGCCGTACGATTGCCGCAAAATTAAAAAGAATAGGTGGGAACATGCCACCTGAAGAAGGGCGCCATGATGAGACGCCTGCTCATTCAGAACGCGATCTGGATTTGCATCATGGCCGCGCTGCTGTTCGTACCGGCCGGCACGCTGCATTGGCCCGCAGCATGGGTGTTCCTGGGCTCGATCGGCCTGCTCGGTTTAGGCTGCGGTGTCTGGCTCCTCAAGACTGATCCGGCACTGATGGCCGAGCGCATGCGCCCGCCGGTACAGGACGGGCAACCGACGGCCGACAAGATATTCGTCTGGATATTCGGTCCTGCCATGCTCGTCTGGTTCGTCGTCATGGGACTGGACGAGCGCTTTCAAGGCTCCGATGTGCCGTTCGCTCTGCAGGCGCTGGGCTTCGTGCTGGTGCTGCTGGCGCTCGCACTGATCATGTGGGTCATGCGGACCAATTCGTTTGCCGCCCCGGTCGTCAAGGTGCAGGCCGAGCGCCAGCACCGTGTGGTGACCGCTGGTCCCTATGCCTATGTGCGGCATCCGATGTACAGCGGCGCGGTGGCCTTCTTCGCCGGCGTGTCGCTGCTGCTTGGATCCTGGTGGGGTCTTGCGATGGTGCCCTTGTTGGCAGCGCTGTTTGCCGTCCGCACGGTCAATGAGGAACGCGTGCTGGCGAGCGGGCTGCCGGGCTACAGCGACTACCTCACCCAGGTTCGCTTTCGGCTGCTGCCGGGCGTGTGGTGAAGCCGCCGACGGCCGCGGCGCTGATCACAGATCCAGCGCCTTGTAGTGCCGGAAGATGCCGTCCTCGTTGAAGGCGATGCGGCGGTCGCTTTCGAGATAGGCCTTGATGTTCGGCCTGGCAGCGACGCGGTCGCGTAATTCGACCAGGGCGGGAATGTTGCGCTCGAACGCCTTCATCCGTTTCGGAAATGCGTAACGCAGTCCCTCGACGATCTGGAACAGTGATAGATCGACGTAAACCGCCTTGCGGCCGGTAATGTAAGCGCCGCCGCTCGCCGACAACAGCTGTTCAAAATAGCCGAGATATTTTGGCACCCGCTCGTTCCAGAATTCGGCGGTGCGCTTCTTGGCCGGCGCGCGCTGGTCTTCGTAGTACAGCGACGTCCCGATCGGATGATGGGTGTCGTGCACCTCGGTCACGAAATCGGTGATCGTCAACTGCAGTTGATGAACCCAGAGCCGGCCGGCTTCCGATTTGGGCGCGAGGCCGTGGCGCGATCCCAGATATTGCAGAATATTGGCGGTCTGGCCGATCACCAGGCTGCCGGCCTTCAGAAACGGCGGCGCGAAGGGCGGCGTGCCGCTGTTACCGTCCATCATCTTCATCATCGCCGCGGTGCCGCCGTTGCCGCGCGCCATGTCGGCGTAATCGGCACCGGCGTCTTCCAGCGTCAGCCGGACATATTCGCCGCGACCCTGAATCGTCGGCCAGTAATACAGCTCATAGCGCATCGGAACCCCATCTCGGACAGCGTGATACCGTTAACGGCATAACGTGCTTTTCGTTCGCCGGGATGCGCAGGAGCACGTCATGTTCCGGATGACAGAACCACACCCGGGCATATGAGCCGCTAGTTCGCCGCAAAACAGTACAACAACCCATCGCCGCCGGTGCTCTTCAGGTCGGCCTGCGAACAGCCACCGTCGGGGCCGCGCGAGGGGTGCGAACTGTTCCAGGATTTGGACGGCGGCTCTTCGTTGAGGCCGGTGCGGTCGGCATGGCCGACCATCGCCGCGCCCTGGGTGCTGCTCGTCCAGTTCTTGCAGGTGCGGTCGTCGGTAGCCGCAAACGCGGTGCCATCGGCCTGCGAGCCGGTCAGCACGTCGTGGCGGTTCGGCGTGTCGCCGCTGCCGTTGATGACCTCGCCCTTTTCGCTGAGCGCGGTCTGTTTGGCGAGGTTGTTGGCGCCGTGCAGTTCGGCGACATCCTTGGCGACCACCACGCCCTTCGAATTCTTCCATGGCCCGGCGCCGATCCGATCGCGCGCATTGATCGCCGGCTTGCCGTCGGCGGCCTGGGTCGAGAGATAAGCACGCCAGGTCTTTGCGCCGGCGCCCGAAGCCTGCGCCAGCGTCTGGCACTGATTGTCGGCGCCGGCGAGGCCGCCGAGATTGCCGCCATTGCCGATGCCGACACTGGTGACGAAGAAGCTGGTGTCGGCGCCCTGCGCGGAAGCGGGCTGAGTGGCGGCGAGCGTGACAGCCATGGTGCCGGCGCACATGCCAAGGCGCGAGATCGTTGTGAACATGCTGAGCATCGAATCCTCCGATTGATTTTCATGAACCGCTGGAGATCGCGGAACCGCAACAGACCAACACGGCGCGGCGCGCATTATTCCGGGCATCGACCGGAATCAAATTTGAATCCACGCAAAGAAAAAGGCGCCGCGGAAGAACCGCGACGCCCCGTATCAACTCATTTCGCAGAGGCTCATGTCTGCTGGATCGCCGACAGCTCCCAGCCAGCGCCGCGCGGCCGCACAAAGGTCCAGACCTCGGTGGCTTCGGTCGGCGTCTCGCTGCCCGCAACCAGGCGGTTCGTGCCGCGCTCGAGCGTCTTGTCGATCAGCGAGAAGCGCATCGCCACGCTGGCGTAGTCAGTGTCGCCCTCGCGCCAGGCTTCCGCCAGATCGCCCTGCAGCAACTTGACGTCGGAGACCTTGTTGACGTCGTTCCGGGCCTTGTTCTCTTCAAGGTCCTTGGTGAAGTACGACACCATTTCGGGGGTCGCCAACATATGCAACTTGGCCACGTCCTCGTTCGACCAGGCGGCCTGGACGTCGCTCAGCAGACGCTCGAACGCCTCATAGTCGCTGGGGCCGATCTCGAGCGGCGCGGTGCCGGATCCCAGACCGAAACCGGTTCCGGTGCGGAAGCTGGTCTGCGCGCCCGGGCCGACGCCGGGTCCGGGCGTCGGGCCGGCATAGGCCGAGGCTGTGGCGTGGCGGCGCTGCCACCACGACATCGCCAGGCGGACGACGATGATGATCAGGCCGACCTGCAGGATCAGGCCGAAGATCGACGACAATCCGCCGAGGCCACTGAACATGCCGCCACCGAACAGCATGCCGAGCAATCCGGCGCCGAGGAAGCCGGCGGCGAGACCGCCGAGCATGCCCATACCGGGCCGGTTGAAGAAGCCGCCCTTGGCGGCGCCAGCGCCGGCCGCGGCACCCATTCCGGGGCTGCCCGGCTGGGTCATGGTGCGGTTGAACGGCTGCGCCGCGCTCGGCGCCGTGGATGTGCTGGGCGGTGCAGAGAAGGTGCGTGTGCCGCGCGACCCCGAACTGCCGCCGCCGCCGACGCGGGCGTCGGCTGACGAGAGCGCGAGCATCAACGGCATCGCAACCGATAGGACGACGGCCATCATCTTAAGAAGGCCGCGCGTGCGCTGCGTGAAATTCATGGCTATTCCCTCAATCCCCGGCAGGGGGAAGCTTCGTTAAGATGGACACGTCAGCCTAAAAAGGAAGCATAGATCGCGAATAAAGGCTGCGGCCCTCGGTCGCGGCCCTGCGTCACTTCGCTTGTTGGCGGGTTGATTGTTGCAGCGCGAAGTACGACGCCGTCACGAAGGCGCCATGGTTTCCTTCACCTTTGCGATCAGCGCGCTGAGCGCGAAGGGCTTTGCCAGGAAGGCAAACTGTTCATTCTCCGGCAAGCTCTTCTCAAAGGCTTCTTCGGCGTAACCGGAGACGAAGATGATCTTGAGATTGGGATTGCGCGCGCGCATTTCCTTCAGCAGCGTCGGCCCGTCCATCTCCGGCATCACCACGTCGGAGACCACGAGATCGACTTCGCCATTTTTTTCTTCCAACGCTTCCATCGCCTCGATGCCGTTCGAGGCCTCGATGACGCTGTAGCCGCGCGAGCGCAATCCGCGCGCGTTGAGCGAGCGCAGGCCTTCCTCGTCTTCGACCAGAAGAATAGTGCCCTGCCCGGTCAGGTCGGCGGCGCGCGGCTTGGCTTCGGCGGCGGCTTCCTTGGCAGCAGCGATAGCAATGGCGGGATCCGGCAGAACTTCCTTTTCCTGATGATGCCGCGGCAGGAAAATGCGGAACGTGGTGCCTTTGCCCTCTTCAGAATCGACATAGATGAAACCGCCGGTCTGCTTGACGATGCCATAGACCGTCGAGAGTCCGAGGCCGGTGCCCTTGCCGACTTCCTTGGTGGAGAAGAACGGCTCGAAGATCTTTTCGACGATCTCAGCGGGAATGCCAGTACCGGTATCGCTGACATCGATCCGCACATAATCCGCGGGCGGCATGCCCTTGTAGGACAATCGCTCGGCTTCCAGCGTCGGGACGTTGACGGTGCGCACCGTCAGCGTGCCGCCGTCGGCCATGGCGTCGCGCGCATTCACCGCGAGGTTGACGATCACCTGTTCGAATTGCGAGACATCGACCTTCACCGGCCAGAGATCGCGGCCATGCACCAGGTCGAGCTTGACCTTCTCGCCGATCAGCCGGCGCAGCAGCATGGTGAGATCGCTCAGCGCGTCGCCGAGATGCAGCACCTGCGGCCGCAGCGTCTGGCGGCGCGAGAACGCCAGCAACTGCCGCACCAGCGTCGCCGCACGCGTCGCGTTCTGCTTGATCTGCATGATGTCCTGGAACGACGGATCGGTCGGCTTGTGCGCGTTCAGCAGGAAATCGTTCGCCATCATGATGGCGGAGAGCACATTGTTGAAGTCGTGGGCGATGCCGCCGGCGAGCTGGCCGACCATGTCCATCTTCTGCGACTGATTGATCTGGTTCTCGAGCGTGCGCCGCTCGGTGGTCTCCAGCATGTAGACGATGGCGGCTTCGGTCTCGCGCTCGTCCTCCTCGACGGCGGTGACAAAGAACTGGCCCCAGCGCTCCTTGGCGCCCTCGAGCAAGGCCTCGACCGGCGGGATGTCGCCCTGCCCTTCGGCGGCGTGACCGATCGCTGCGATCAAGAGGCTGCGGTCGCGATCGCTGACGGCCGACAGGATCGACTTGTTGACGGCGCCTGACGCGCTGAGGCTCTGCGCCAGCTTGGCGAAGCGTGCATTGCCGCGCACCACGGTGCCACCGCGATCGACGGTGGCGATCGCCATCGGTGTATGGTCGAAGAAGCGCATGAAGCGCACTTCGGCGGCGCGCTGCGGATCGGAACGCTCATCGCGGGCACGGCTGATCACCAGCGTGCGCGATGCGCCGGGCACGCCGTCGGCGCCGAAGGCCAGTTTGTGATAGAGCCGCACCGGCATGGTCTTGCCGTTGCGCATCCGCAGGTCGATGTCGAACACTTCGGTTTTGACTTCGCCCGGCACCGGCACGATCGAGGTCAGCAGCGACGCGCCGTCGCCGGAGACGATGTCGGTCAGCTTCAGTCCGCCCGAACCGATCTCGGCGAGATCGTGGTCGAGCCAGTTCGCCAGCGTGGCGTTGACGTAGACGAGTTCGCCCTTCGGATTAACCGAGAAGAAGCCGCAGGGCGCGTGGTCGAGATATTCGATGGCGTGCTGCAATTCCTGGAACACGTCCTCCTGACGTTCGCGATCCCGGGTGATGTCGGCGACCGACCACACCGCGGATTTGGACTCGCGTTTGCCGGTGCCGAGCGGCCGCACCCGCATGCGGAGCCAGCGGCCGTGGGTTCCGTCAGCGGCGGCAACGCGGACCTCTTCCTGCTGACGCTTGCCCTCGCGGGCGGCCTTGAGCAGGCGGAATACCGCTTCGGAGACATCGGGATTGCCGATGAAGACCCGTTCGACCGGGCGCGCCTCCTGCGTGTTCGTGGCTCCCGTCAGCGCCAGATAGGCGGCATTGGCATAGACCACGTGGCCGCGGACATCCGTCACCGCGATACCATCGAACGCGTGATCGGTCACCGAACGCATGATCGGATCGTCAGAGCTGCGGTCGGCGAAGCGGACGATGCCGGCGGCAAAGGCGAACAGCGTGAACAGACCGACCATCGCCAGCAGGGCCAGCAAGCCCAGAATGTAAGGCTGCGCCTGGGCCCGTCCGAGCGTCATGAACCCCACCGCGGCCGCGATAATCGCAGCGGCAATCAGCAGCACCAGCACGATGCTGCCGCTGCGCCGGGCCGGCTCATGCGCCGTCATGGACATCTGGCGATCGTGATCGGTCTCGGCGGTCATCGGACGGTTTGTCGCCTGTTTTCAACGGTTGCCGCGCGGGCTTGCGCGTCTCCTGAGTGCCCCAATCGGACCGGCAAGCGCAAGCGCCTCGTCGGCTTATTCGCGCCCAATTCGCGGCCTGGCGACCCGTTCCCTTCGGCCATTCTACAGCTTCGCGTCACGTCCGGCGCCCGGACAGGCCGCGCTTCAGGCCCATCACGTAGCCGATGATCTCGGCGACCGCATGGTAGTGCTCCACCGGGATTTCCTCGTCGATCTCCGTGGTCGCATACAGCGCGCGGGCCAGCGGCACGTTCTCGACGATCGGGATGTCATGCTTGCCGGCGACTTCCCTGATCTTCAGCGCGATGGAGTCGATGCCCTTGGCGACGCAGATCGGCGCCGACATACCGCGCTCGTAAGACAAGGCCACAGCGTAGTGGGTCGGGTTGGTGATAATCACCGAGGCCTTGGGCACCGCGGCCATCATGCGCTTCTTCATCATGGCCTGGCGCAACTGCCGGATCTTGCCCTTGATGTGCGGGTCGCCTTCGGACTGCTTGTATTCTTCCTTGACCTCCTGCAGCGACATCTTCTGCTTCTCGTACCAGGTCCGGTACTGGAAGAAGAAATCGGCGATCGCGACGGCGGCGAGCATCGCCACCACCGCGCTCATCAATTGCAGCGTCAGCGTCACGGTCGTGCCGAGGATCACCGTCGGGTCGAACCGTATCATCGCATCGATGCGAAAGCGCTCCGGCCACAGCACCGCGCACATCACCGCGCCGAGCGCGATCAGCTTGAACAGACCCTTCAGGAAATTCGCCACGGCCTGCTTGCCGAACAGGCGCTTGGCGCCTTCCATCGGCGATATCTTGCTGAACTTCGGCGTCAGTCCCTCGGTCGAGAATACCATCTTGTGCTGGATCAGGTTGCCGCCGACCGCCGCGATGATCAGAAACAGGAACGGCATGCCAAGCGTCGACAGCACCGTGTAGCAAAGGCTCTTCGCCAGCAGCAGCAGGCCGGGCCCGTCGGTGCGGATCATCCAGGAATTCTGCAGCAGGTTGCGGAACGGGACCTGCAGCCCGTTGCCGATCGAACTGCCGAACGACGACAGCACCAGCGTCGCACCGGCCATCAGGAACCAGGTATTGACCTCCTGGCTTTTGGCGACGTCGCCGCGGTCGTGCGCGTCGTCGAGCCGTTTTTGCGTGGGGTCCTGTGTTTTCTCTGCGTCGCTGTCGTCGGCCATCTCTGCGCTTTCAGGTCCGCGGCATCATCTGGTGCATGACGCCGATGAAGTAATCGAGATAGGTGCCCATCATGGTCGTCAGCACGACGGCGAAGATCAGAAAGCCGATGATGATCGAGAGCGGCACGCCGACGAAATAGACCTGCATCTGCGGCATCAGCCGCGCCAGCACGCCGAGTCCCATGTTGAAGACCAGGCCGAACACCAGAAACGGCGCGGCGAGCTGGGTGCCGATCTTGAACGCTGCAGCAAATGCATTGGTGGCAAGCGCGGCGACGTCGCCCGATGACATGATCTCGCCCGGCGCAAAGATCTTGTAGCTGTCATTCAACGCCGCAATCACCAGATGATGCGTATCGGTCGCGAACAATAGCGTGACGCCGAGGATGGTGAGAAAGTTGCCGATCAGCACGCCCTGCTGACCCTGGGTCGGATCCACCGACGTGACGAAGCCGAGGCCGAGCTGCTGGGCGATGATCGAACCCGCGACCTGCAGCGCCGACAGCGTCACCCGCGCGGTGGCGCCGAGCACAATGCCGATGACGATCTCGTGCACCATCAGCACCAGCAGCGGCACGATCGAGCCCGTATCGACATTGTAGGCGCTGCGATGCAGCGGCAGGATGATCAGGGTCAGCATCAGCGCGATCGAAAGCTTGGCCCGCGCCGGGATGTTGACCTCGCCAAGCCCGGGCAACAGCATCACCATCGCACCGATGCGGGCAAACACCAGCATGAAGGCGGCGGCAAGGGCGGGCAGAAGCGAGACATCGATGCGCATAGGGGATTGTGCATCACCCCCCGATGATTCGCGACGATATCCGCAGCATATAGCTCTGCAGCGCGTCCCCCATGAAGGGGAGCGCCAGCATCAGCGTGGCAAAGATCGCAAGGATCTTCGGCACGAACACCAGCGACTGCTCCTGAATCTGGGTCAGCGCCTGCATCAGCGACACCACGACGCCGACCAGAAGGCCGACCACCATCAGCGGCCCCGACACCACGACGATGGTCCAGATCGCATCGCGCGCGACATCGAGAGTTTCAGGGCCGGTCATGTCAATTCCTGTCTATTCTGAAAATACTTGCGCCCGTCATTGCGAGGAGCGCTTGCGACGAAGCAATCCAGTCTTCGCTTGTTGTTTCTGGATTGCTTCGCTCGCGCAAAGTTGGCAAGAGCCAACTTTGCGCGAGCTCGCAATGACGACATTCATCAGATCGGCATCTTCATAATGTCTTCGTAGGACTGGATGACGCGGTCGCGCACCGACACCAGCGTCGAGACCGCGACGTCGGTCTCCGCCACCGCCGTCACCACGTCCATCACATTGGCCTTGCCGTTGGTCATCGCGATGGTCTGCGCATCGGACTTGCGGCCGGACTCGAGCACACTGCCGATTGCGTCCTTGAGCATCGCGCCGAACGAGGTGCCACCGCCTTCGGCGGCCTTGCCGATGCCGGCGCCGACGCCGCCCCCGGCGTCCATGATGCGGGCGAGACTTGCATAGGCGTTAGCGGCGACAGTGGGAGATGCCATGGCTCAGGTTTCCTGTTCAGGCCTTGAGGATGTCGAGGGTGCGCTGGATCATCCGGCGCGTCGCACTGATGACGTTGAGGTTGGCTTCGTAGGAACGCTGCGCTTCTTTCAGATCCGTCATTTCCACCAGCGAATTGACGTTGGGGTATTTGACGTTGCCGGCGGCGTCCGCGGAGGGATTGCCGGGCTCGTACTTCATGCGAAATGTGGACATGTCCGGCTTGATCCGGCCGAGCCCGACAACCTTTGCATCCAGTGTGCGGTCCAGCTCGGAAGTGAAGGTCGGCACCTTGCGGCGGTAGGGATCGCCGCCCGGGGTCTGCGCGGTCGATTCGGAGTTGGCGACGTTTTCCGAAATCACGCGCATGCGGCCGGCCTGGGCGCGCAGGCCCGAGGTCGCGATTCCCATCGATCGGGAGAAGTCGCTGATGTCGTCTGCCATGATGATTTCTCCCTAAGCGTCCGGTTGCGTCAGCGCTTGCCGATGGCGGTCTTCAGGAGGCCAAGACTGCGGGTGTAGAGCGAGGTCGCCGCCGCATAGTCCATCTGGTTGGCCGAGACCTTCATCATCTCGTCTTCGAGATTCACCGCATTGCCGGCCGGACGGGTCTCGTAGCCGCCCCGGCTGTTCGCCGCGAAGCTTCCACTGCCGCCCGACGGCATGATGTTGGTGCCGCTGGCGCGCATCATCGGCAGCGACCCCATCGCGCCGCCGGCGGCGTTGCCGATCTTGTCGAATTTCGGTTCCACGAGGTCGCGCGGCTTGAAGCCCGGCGTGTCGGAGTTGGAGACGTTTTCAGCCAGTACGCGCTGGCGCTCCTGGTGCCACTGCATCTTGGTGCGCAGCGCCGACAACATCGGCATGTCGCTGATCGCCATCGGGCTCTCTCCGCTCCGGCCTCGGGACGGAGCGCCCTGAGGTAGGCAGAATTTGCCGCCCGCATGGTTAATACCGGGTTAATTTTTGTCGAAAGTAATTACCGAAACGTAAATAAGCGCTGAAAAACGCGGGTTTCACACCATGGCCATCGCTTTTTCGCCCGATTTGGTGCGTTAACCATGCAATCAGCTGGGCGATGGGGCGACAGAAGTCGTTTTGGCTGAGCCGATTCATGGTTTATTATTCGCCAACGGCAGTTTCTGCCGTGGGGCGTTAACAGATAGGGCGGGCCTCACGCTTCATTCGGCGTTTGCTGTATCGTTCACACAGCGTTCGCCGAATCCGTGCGTGACGAGGGCGCTATCTGGCTGGGGACTAAAAGATGCAGACACCGCTCACATTCTTCTTTGCCTTCGTGGTCGTGCTGGCGCTGATCGGGCTCGCGGCCTGGCTGGTGCGCCGATTCGCTGGCAACCGGCTCGGCGCCAATGCCAGCCGTGGACGGATGCCGCGACTGGCCGTGATCGATGCTGCTGCGGTCGATGGCCGCCGTCGCCTCGTGCTGGTGCGCCGCGACAATGTCGAGCATCTGTTGATGATCGGTGGCCCCACCGACATCGTCGTCGAACCCAATATCGTCCGCGCCATCCCCGGCCGGGATCAGGCGCCGCAGCGCAACGCCGGCAGCGAATTGTCGCCGCGCAGCACCGTTTCCGAGTCGGCGAACTGGGCTGACAACGACGGCGGCTTCGATCCCGAACCGCATCTGCCCGAACCGGCGCCGCGCCCGGCCCGGCCGTCCTTCGTCGAAGAAGCACGCCGTCCCGTGGCCCCGTTGCCGGAGCGCCGTCCCGATCCGCTCGCCGGCTTCACCCCGGAAGCCTTGCCCCGCCCGGAAGCCCTGCCCCGCCCGGAACCGCGCCTCGAGCCGCGCAACGAACCGGCGCCGCCACGGCCGATGCCGCGCGGCGAGCCGATGATGCCGCGGCCGATGCGGGCCGATCCGCCGATTCGCACCACTCCGCCGGTGCGCGCGCCGGAACGCGCCGCAGCGCCTGTACCGCCGCCAGCCCCTCCGGCTCCGACACCCGCCGCAACTCCTGCTCCCGCCCCTGCCCCCAGCGCGTCTGAGGCCGATCAAAACCTCGCCGACATGGCGCAACGGCTCGAAGCCGCCTTGCGCCGTCCTGCGGGCGAACCCCGTCCCGAAGCCGCGGAACCCCGCATCGGTGCGCCGCCGGTGGCGCCGGAGCCGCCGCCGAGCCGGCCGGCCCCGCGCGTCTCCAGCGAAGTCTCGATCGCCGGCCCCGCCCGCAACGAATCCTCGGTGGCTCCGCCGGTCGCGCCGCCCACGAAAACCGGCTTTGAGAATCTCGAAGACGAGATGGCCTCCCTGCTGGGACGCCCAAAGTCCAATTCGTGAGATCGACGTCCTTCCCGCGTAGAGTATTATTCCTTCTCACTTTGATAGCCGCCGGATCGCTGGTCGATCCGGCGTCCGCGCAGGATATCAGCATCAACCTCGGCGCTGGCAATGGCGGCGTCACCGAGCGCGCGATCCAGATGATCGCGCTGTTGACGGTGCTGTCGATCGCGCCGTCGATCCTGATCATGATGACGTCGTTCACGCGCATCGTCGTGGTGCTGTCGTTGCTGCGCACCGCGCTGGGCACCGCGACCGCGCCGCCGAATTCGGTGATCATCGCGCTGGCGATGTTTCTCACCGCCTTCGTGATGGGGCCGGTGCTGCAGAAATCCTATGACGACGGCATCAGGCCGCTGGTCGCCAACGAGATCAATGTCGAACAGGCGTTGCTGCGGGCTTCGGTGCCGCTGCGCGGCTTCATGATGAAGAACGTTCGCGAAAAGGACCTCAAGCTGTTCATGGACCTGTCCGGCGAACCGATCCCGGCGACGCCGGACGACATGTCGCTGCGGATCCTGGTGCCGGCGTTCATGATCTCGGAATTGAAGCGCGCCTTCGAGATCGGCTTCCTGCTGTTCCTGCCGTTCCTGATCATCGACCTCGTCGTCGCCTCGGTGCTGATGGCGATGGGCATGATGATGCTGCCGCCGGCGGTGGTCTCGCTGCCGTTCAAGCTGATCTTCTTCGTGCTCGTGGACGGCTGGTCGCTGGTCGCCGGCAGCCTGGTGCAGAGTTACGGCGGATAGCGAGCGCGCTTACCTTGTCATCTCGATCTTGCGGACATTGACGATCGGCGGCAGCGAGCCGGTCGGGGTCGGGTCGGCGCTGACACCAGGCACTACGGCCTTGGCGCTGCTCTCCGGGAAGCGCACCTTCATCTCGCGCAGGAAGCCGTCGAGCGTATCGACACTCGCCGCCATCTTGGCGATCGCGGCAAACTCCGAATTGTTGCCGGACGCGGGCTTGCTGGCGGTGTCGAACGCGATCTTGTCGGCGCCGCCCGCCATCAGCGGAGCATATTTGTCGCGGAAGCGCGCCAGGCCGAGTGCGTCTTCGGCCAGCGCGTAGCCGACCACGGCGCGGATCACGTCGCTCTTCTCGGCGGAGGTGAGCGGCGTGAAATCGCGCCAGCGGTCGCCGTAATACAATTCGATCTGCTCGGAGGCTTCACGCCAGCGCCGTGCCGACCAGTAGATGTCGGAGCGCAGCCGGATCGCCTCGCGGCCGCCGATGTTGGAAATGATATCGAGCGCGAGATCGCGGCGACCGATGTCGCTCTGCGCGCGGGCTTCCAGCAGCAGTCGCTGCTGGCGCAGTTCACCGGCGAGATCGGCGATCCGCGTGGTGCGCAGCGCAGCGATGGCGCGCTCCGGCTTGCGGCTCATCAGATAGACCATCGACAGGCGCGCCGCGACCTGCGCGCGCGCAGCACCTTCGAGACGATGATCGACCTGGTACTGCAGCAGCTCGGCAGCCTGGTCGAGCAGATCGACCGCGACCAGGCGATCCGCGAGCCGGCGGATCATTTCGTCGCCGCGCCGCCCGATCGGCGTCAGCTCGCGATACTCATAGAACATCGCCAGCGCATCGACCGGCGGCAGGTTGTCGCCCTTCGCACTCAGAAATATCTGGGAGAACAGCGCCTGCGCCTCGTCCTGCACCTGCCGCGCCGCCTCGCTGTTGGCCTGCCGTTCGGTGGCGCGGCGCGCCGCCGCCAGCGACTCGTTGTAGCGGCCGAGTTCGGAATACATCCGCGACAGGATCTGCAACGTCTGCACTTCGAGCCCGTCGCCGCGCCACATCACCGCGAGAATTTCCAGATCGCGCAATGCATCTTCGT is drawn from Nitrobacteraceae bacterium AZCC 2146 and contains these coding sequences:
- a CDS encoding flagellar biosynthetic protein FlhB (product_source=KO:K02401; cath_funfam=3.40.1690.10; cog=COG1377; ko=KO:K02401; pfam=PF01312; superfamily=160544; tigrfam=TIGR00328; transmembrane_helix_parts=Inside_1_32,TMhelix_33_55,Outside_56_87,TMhelix_88_110,Inside_111_143,TMhelix_144_166,Outside_167_188,TMhelix_189_211,Inside_212_358) produces the protein MADDSDAEKTQDPTQKRLDDAHDRGDVAKSQEVNTWFLMAGATLVLSSFGSSIGNGLQVPFRNLLQNSWMIRTDGPGLLLLAKSLCYTVLSTLGMPFLFLIIAAVGGNLIQHKMVFSTEGLTPKFSKISPMEGAKRLFGKQAVANFLKGLFKLIALGAVMCAVLWPERFRIDAMIRFDPTVILGTTVTLTLQLMSAVVAMLAAVAIADFFFQYRTWYEKQKMSLQEVKEEYKQSEGDPHIKGKIRQLRQAMMKKRMMAAVPKASVIITNPTHYAVALSYERGMSAPICVAKGIDSIALKIREVAGKHDIPIVENVPLARALYATTEIDEEIPVEHYHAVAEIIGYVMGLKRGLSGRRT
- a CDS encoding two-component system cell cycle sensor histidine kinase/response regulator CckA (product_source=KO:K13587; cath_funfam=1.10.287.130,3.30.450.20,3.30.565.10,3.40.50.2300; cog=COG0642,COG0784; ko=KO:K13587; pfam=PF00072,PF00512,PF02518,PF08448,PF13426; smart=SM00091,SM00387,SM00388,SM00448; superfamily=52172,55785,55874; tigrfam=TIGR00229; transmembrane_helix_parts=Outside_1_23,TMhelix_24_46,Inside_47_52,TMhelix_53_75,Outside_76_853), with the protein product MTAETDHDRQMSMTAHEPARRSGSIVLVLLIAAAIIAAAVGFMTLGRAQAQPYILGLLALLAMVGLFTLFAFAAGIVRFADRSSDDPIMRSVTDHAFDGIAVTDVRGHVVYANAAYLALTGATNTQEARPVERVFIGNPDVSEAVFRLLKAAREGKRQQEEVRVAAADGTHGRWLRMRVRPLGTGKRESKSAVWSVADITRDRERQEDVFQELQHAIEYLDHAPCGFFSVNPKGELVYVNATLANWLDHDLAEIGSGGLKLTDIVSGDGASLLTSIVPVPGEVKTEVFDIDLRMRNGKTMPVRLYHKLAFGADGVPGASRTLVISRARDERSDPQRAAEVRFMRFFDHTPMAIATVDRGGTVVRGNARFAKLAQSLSASGAVNKSILSAVSDRDRSLLIAAIGHAAEGQGDIPPVEALLEGAKERWGQFFVTAVEEDERETEAAIVYMLETTERRTLENQINQSQKMDMVGQLAGGIAHDFNNVLSAIMMANDFLLNAHKPTDPSFQDIMQIKQNATRAATLVRQLLAFSRRQTLRPQVLHLGDALSDLTMLLRRLIGEKVKLDLVHGRDLWPVKVDVSQFEQVIVNLAVNARDAMADGGTLTVRTVNVPTLEAERLSYKGMPPADYVRIDVSDTGTGIPAEIVEKIFEPFFSTKEVGKGTGLGLSTVYGIVKQTGGFIYVDSEEGKGTTFRIFLPRHHQEKEVLPDPAIAIAAAKEAAAEAKPRAADLTGQGTILLVEDEEGLRSLNARGLRSRGYSVIEASNGIEAMEALEEKNGEVDLVVSDVVMPEMDGPTLLKEMRARNPNLKIIFVSGYAEEAFEKSLPENEQFAFLAKPFALSALIAKVKETMAPS